In Synergistaceae bacterium, a single window of DNA contains:
- a CDS encoding D-alanine--D-alanine ligase, with product MKIRVGVFFGGKSVEHEVSIISAIQAINAFDGEKYDVVPVYIAKNGEMYTGEDVGKIEEYRDIPALLKKSRRVFLYSEGERHLLVQYPMKRFGNSVQAEIDLAFPITHGTNVEDGALQGYLKTLSLPFVGCDVTASALGMDKYAMKTIWKANGLPVLDGLRLRAREWYSGKEQVFARIRSAFSWPLIVKPVNLGSSVGIRRAADEEELKEALDYAFHFAETALVESAVPHLREINCAVLGDQESATASECEEPINHDVILSYADKYLGDGGAKKGMSAAKRKLPAEIPPDLRDRIRELAQKAFQALGCNGVARVDFLMNGESGEIWINEINTIPGSLSFYLWEPVGMPYARLLDEMVRLAFKRQREEAEISYSFDTNILAGFAAGGLKGGKAGVPKLSGSRS from the coding sequence ATGAAAATTCGAGTGGGAGTTTTTTTTGGTGGAAAGAGCGTAGAGCACGAAGTTTCCATTATTTCCGCAATACAGGCCATTAACGCCTTCGACGGGGAAAAATACGACGTCGTTCCCGTCTACATCGCCAAAAACGGGGAGATGTACACCGGAGAAGACGTCGGCAAAATAGAAGAATATCGGGATATTCCGGCGCTTCTGAAAAAAAGCCGGAGGGTTTTTCTGTATTCGGAGGGAGAGCGGCATCTGCTGGTGCAGTACCCCATGAAGCGCTTCGGCAACTCCGTTCAGGCGGAGATCGACCTGGCGTTTCCCATCACCCACGGAACCAACGTGGAGGACGGCGCCCTCCAGGGGTATCTGAAGACCCTGTCCCTTCCCTTCGTGGGATGCGATGTGACGGCCTCGGCGCTGGGCATGGACAAGTACGCCATGAAAACGATCTGGAAGGCCAACGGCCTGCCGGTTCTGGACGGTCTGCGGCTTCGCGCCAGAGAGTGGTACAGCGGCAAAGAGCAGGTGTTTGCCCGGATCCGGAGCGCTTTTTCCTGGCCTTTGATCGTGAAGCCGGTGAACCTGGGGTCGAGTGTCGGAATCCGCAGGGCCGCCGACGAAGAAGAACTGAAGGAAGCTCTGGACTACGCTTTCCACTTTGCCGAAACGGCTCTGGTGGAATCGGCCGTACCGCATTTGAGAGAAATCAACTGCGCCGTTCTGGGCGATCAGGAATCCGCGACCGCTTCCGAGTGCGAGGAACCCATCAACCACGACGTAATTTTGAGTTACGCGGACAAATACCTGGGGGACGGCGGCGCAAAAAAGGGCATGAGCGCTGCAAAGAGGAAACTGCCCGCGGAGATTCCCCCCGACCTTCGCGACCGGATTCGGGAGCTCGCCCAAAAGGCTTTTCAGGCGCTGGGCTGCAACGGCGTCGCCAGGGTGGACTTCCTGATGAACGGAGAGAGCGGAGAAATCTGGATCAACGAGATCAACACCATCCCCGGTTCTCTGTCCTTCTACCTGTGGGAGCCCGTTGGAATGCCTTACGCGCGGCTTCTGGACGAAATGGTTCGTCTTGCCTTCAAACGACAGCGTGAAGAAGCCGAAATTTCTTACTCCTTTGACACCAACATCCTGGCCGGGTTCGCGGCGGGAGGACTCAAGGGCGGCAAGGCCGGGGTCCCGAAACTCTCCGGCAGTCGTTCCTGA
- a CDS encoding DEAD/DEAH box helicase, whose product MPFDEKQRKKLIETCHALPDEQQAALRVLSVIYISVSTADFLRILQKVDAEVPGAATGWSERSLKDLQGMVERWKRLKLMEKTADGDWACNRLIVEVAAREALARGDFVHIDRIVRGALDIREERTTFCFESPTHYLRAMRNALYRCDLRTYENVLAASVYEQEDRHGRTLKDVDPYLEILANPPDREIFLSLPPRMGKGAFESLPWKLLDDPSCFRKMWEIFGAYREKNPDEFAMTAIWADWTILFGNMEEAVQAAKNAALPDAFSMAALEALTRGDRDEALAFYEKGLKALRRAAKKRRAAFYSWTSFFYPLLLVRDGASTKKAKDYLNTARDFGISVTTFTPFIFLRTLIDPDSKKSGLFESMRLLRNRPERALYVFFFVLCAFWMDLDRTRLECRTLTQETFREIEALGLRFLAEELAVLIRELWPEDEKNYSHVRVPAHPLKDLMSSQREWERSLTELSGIGVRGEAATLRGAKRFAWEISWSSLKGVPYHISLTPLEQTLQNSGWSKGKNVSLKRLYRKMEQIPGMTEQDRRAASAIREERGYFGANYYIDAPQALEALAGHPHLFRGDDGGHVEVASDEPRLLAIYENGKYLLELTPFPKGKNAPQRVIQEDGHNCLRVTRFDERHVRMAEILGENGLIVPERARESLLKTLESLVSIVTIHADIEGIGVNAEQVEADSRICVQIQPSGDGLDVEMIVRPLGPSGVPCRPGVGGSSIFGRVDSRRIQARRILEAEKDALMLTLRSCPILMDAEQVSDERWNLSTPEMSLEFLMQLREMGDSVVVEWPKGQTMQVRSQVSMSAMNVSVRSVQDWFALSGEVRVDEQTVLNMKDMIQLLRAGCGRFLPLGGGQFLALTKEFRRKIEALAALGDQRGEELRVSPLSVGLVAPLMDEVGAFRSNADWERQLRLIDEAAALNPALPSTFRGELRNYQMEGYQWMSRLASWKAGACLADDMGLGKTIQTLALLLARGSGGPALVVAPTSVCSNWLDEARRFAPALVMKELRNGDREQTLSDLAPLDVIVTTYGLLQNEIDRISDVHWHTIVLDEAQAIKNMGTKRSMAAMKLHGDFRVITTGTPIENHLAELWNLFRFLNPHFLGSLDSFNRRFAAPIERDNDPEARRRLKKVIQPFILRRSKEQVLEELPPKTEITLRVDMKDEERNLYEALRRSAVEGLNTMAAADQRFQIFAELMRLRRACCNASLVMPEGEFPSAKLEAFGEILTDLRENGHKALVFSQFVDHLTILRKYLDEEKVGYQYLDGSTPPQERSRRVRAFQSGEGDCFLISLKAGGTGLNLTVADYVVHMDPWWNPAVEEQASDRAHRIGQDRPVTVYRIVAKNTIEEKIVDLHAWKRDLAESLLDESGVPASLSSEEMLALIRETR is encoded by the coding sequence TTGCCGTTCGACGAAAAGCAGAGAAAAAAACTTATCGAGACCTGTCACGCCCTGCCTGACGAACAACAGGCCGCGCTTCGGGTTTTATCCGTCATTTACATTTCGGTGTCCACCGCGGATTTTCTGCGGATTCTGCAAAAGGTGGACGCGGAGGTCCCCGGAGCCGCAACGGGATGGTCCGAACGCTCCCTGAAAGACCTCCAGGGAATGGTGGAGCGGTGGAAGCGGCTGAAACTCATGGAAAAAACCGCCGACGGGGACTGGGCGTGCAATCGGCTGATTGTGGAGGTGGCCGCCAGGGAGGCTCTGGCGAGAGGCGATTTTGTCCACATCGACAGGATCGTGAGAGGCGCCCTCGACATTCGGGAGGAACGGACCACCTTCTGCTTCGAGTCCCCGACCCATTATCTGCGGGCCATGCGGAACGCCCTGTACCGGTGCGATCTGAGAACGTACGAAAATGTCCTTGCCGCGTCGGTTTACGAGCAGGAGGACCGCCACGGGCGGACCCTCAAAGACGTGGATCCGTACCTGGAGATTCTGGCCAATCCGCCGGACAGGGAGATTTTCCTTTCTCTGCCGCCGCGGATGGGAAAAGGGGCCTTCGAGTCCCTGCCCTGGAAGCTCCTGGACGACCCTTCCTGTTTCAGAAAAATGTGGGAGATCTTCGGCGCGTATCGGGAGAAAAATCCCGACGAGTTCGCCATGACGGCCATCTGGGCGGACTGGACGATCCTCTTTGGAAACATGGAGGAAGCGGTACAGGCGGCAAAAAACGCCGCTCTTCCGGACGCCTTCAGCATGGCCGCGCTGGAGGCCCTGACCCGCGGCGACCGGGACGAGGCTCTGGCCTTTTACGAAAAGGGGCTGAAGGCCCTGCGCAGGGCCGCGAAAAAACGCCGGGCGGCCTTCTACTCCTGGACGAGCTTTTTTTATCCGCTTCTTCTTGTGAGAGATGGCGCTTCCACGAAAAAGGCGAAGGACTATCTGAACACGGCGCGGGACTTTGGCATCAGCGTCACGACCTTCACGCCTTTTATCTTTTTGCGGACCCTCATCGACCCCGACTCGAAAAAATCCGGACTTTTCGAGTCCATGCGACTTTTACGCAATCGACCGGAGCGGGCGCTGTACGTTTTCTTTTTCGTCCTCTGCGCCTTCTGGATGGATTTGGACCGGACCCGCCTGGAGTGCAGGACGCTGACGCAGGAGACCTTCAGGGAGATTGAAGCCCTGGGCCTGCGGTTTCTGGCGGAGGAGCTGGCCGTGCTGATACGGGAGCTGTGGCCGGAGGATGAGAAAAATTACAGCCATGTTCGCGTGCCGGCTCATCCTCTGAAGGACCTGATGTCCTCCCAGAGGGAGTGGGAACGGTCCCTCACCGAGCTGTCCGGCATCGGCGTCCGGGGAGAGGCCGCAACCCTCAGGGGAGCCAAACGCTTCGCCTGGGAAATTTCCTGGTCCTCTCTGAAGGGCGTTCCGTACCATATTTCTCTGACGCCTCTGGAGCAGACCCTGCAAAACTCGGGCTGGAGCAAGGGGAAAAACGTCTCCCTGAAGCGCCTGTACCGCAAAATGGAGCAGATTCCCGGCATGACGGAGCAGGATCGTCGGGCGGCGTCCGCGATCAGGGAAGAGCGCGGTTACTTCGGCGCGAATTATTATATCGACGCTCCTCAGGCTCTGGAGGCGCTGGCGGGGCATCCACATCTCTTCCGCGGGGACGACGGCGGCCACGTGGAGGTGGCGTCGGACGAACCCCGGCTTCTGGCGATTTACGAGAACGGAAAATATCTTCTGGAACTGACGCCCTTTCCGAAGGGAAAAAACGCTCCCCAGCGAGTTATTCAGGAGGACGGGCACAACTGTCTGCGCGTCACCCGTTTCGACGAGCGCCACGTCCGCATGGCGGAAATTCTGGGGGAGAACGGGCTGATCGTGCCGGAGCGGGCGCGGGAATCGCTGCTGAAAACGCTGGAAAGCCTGGTCTCCATCGTGACGATCCACGCCGACATCGAAGGCATCGGGGTAAACGCGGAGCAGGTGGAGGCCGATTCGCGCATCTGCGTTCAGATTCAGCCCTCCGGCGACGGCCTCGACGTGGAGATGATCGTGCGCCCTCTGGGGCCCAGCGGCGTTCCCTGCCGCCCCGGAGTGGGGGGCAGCAGCATATTCGGAAGGGTCGATTCCCGCCGCATTCAGGCCCGCCGCATTCTGGAGGCGGAAAAAGACGCGCTGATGCTGACCCTGCGGAGCTGTCCCATCCTCATGGATGCCGAACAGGTCTCCGACGAGCGGTGGAATCTTTCCACTCCCGAAATGTCTCTGGAGTTTCTGATGCAGCTGCGGGAGATGGGGGATTCGGTTGTGGTGGAGTGGCCGAAGGGGCAGACCATGCAGGTCCGGTCCCAGGTGTCCATGTCCGCCATGAACGTTTCGGTGCGCAGCGTGCAGGACTGGTTCGCGCTTTCCGGCGAGGTTCGCGTGGACGAGCAGACAGTGCTGAACATGAAAGACATGATTCAGCTGCTTCGGGCCGGCTGCGGGCGCTTTCTCCCCCTTGGGGGCGGGCAGTTTCTCGCCCTTACGAAGGAGTTTCGGCGGAAAATCGAGGCTCTGGCCGCCCTGGGAGATCAGCGGGGAGAGGAGCTTCGGGTGTCGCCCCTTTCGGTGGGCCTTGTCGCGCCTCTGATGGACGAGGTGGGAGCCTTCCGGAGCAACGCCGACTGGGAGCGTCAGCTTCGACTCATCGACGAAGCCGCCGCCCTGAATCCCGCCTTGCCCTCCACCTTCCGCGGGGAGCTGCGGAACTACCAGATGGAGGGCTATCAGTGGATGTCACGGCTGGCCTCCTGGAAGGCCGGAGCCTGTCTGGCCGACGACATGGGGCTGGGCAAGACCATCCAGACCCTTGCCCTTCTGCTGGCCAGGGGAAGCGGAGGGCCGGCCCTGGTGGTGGCCCCCACGTCGGTTTGTTCCAACTGGCTGGACGAAGCGCGCCGTTTCGCTCCGGCCCTCGTCATGAAGGAGCTGCGCAACGGAGACCGGGAGCAGACCCTGAGCGACCTGGCGCCCCTGGACGTCATCGTGACGACCTACGGCCTGCTTCAGAACGAGATCGACCGGATTTCGGACGTCCACTGGCACACCATCGTTTTGGACGAAGCCCAGGCCATCAAGAACATGGGAACGAAGCGGTCCATGGCGGCGATGAAGCTGCATGGGGACTTCCGGGTGATCACCACGGGCACTCCCATCGAAAACCATCTGGCGGAACTCTGGAACCTCTTCCGCTTTCTCAATCCGCATTTTCTGGGGTCGCTGGACAGTTTCAACCGCCGCTTCGCCGCGCCCATTGAGCGGGACAACGACCCCGAAGCCCGCCGCCGCCTGAAAAAGGTGATCCAGCCTTTCATTCTGCGCCGCAGCAAGGAGCAGGTGCTGGAGGAGCTTCCGCCCAAAACGGAGATCACCCTTCGAGTGGACATGAAGGATGAGGAAAGAAATCTCTACGAAGCTCTGCGCCGGAGCGCCGTGGAGGGGTTGAATACGATGGCCGCCGCGGACCAGCGTTTTCAGATTTTTGCCGAGCTGATGCGACTGCGCCGCGCCTGCTGCAACGCCTCTCTGGTCATGCCGGAAGGAGAGTTCCCCTCCGCGAAACTGGAGGCCTTCGGTGAAATTCTGACGGATCTGAGGGAAAACGGCCACAAGGCTCTGGTGTTCAGCCAGTTTGTGGACCATCTGACGATTCTCAGGAAATATCTGGACGAGGAGAAGGTCGGCTATCAATATCTGGACGGAAGCACCCCGCCTCAGGAGCGGAGCCGGCGCGTCCGAGCCTTTCAGTCAGGGGAGGGAGACTGTTTCCTGATCAGCCTGAAGGCGGGGGGAACGGGGCTGAACCTGACCGTGGCGGACTACGTCGTTCACATGGATCCCTGGTGGAATCCCGCCGTGGAGGAGCAGGCCTCCGACCGCGCCCACCGCATTGGTCAGGATCGTCCGGTGACGGTATACCGCATCGTCGCGAAGAACACGATAGAGGAAAAAATTGTGGATCTGCACGCCTGGAAGCGGGACCTGGCGGAAAGCCTGCTGGACGAATCAGGCGTTCCCGCAAGCCTCAGCTCCGAGGAGATGCTGGCCCTGATTCGGGAGACCCGATGA